DNA from Arthrobacter sp. StoSoilB19:
GGAGGAGCAGGCCCGGTCCTGGGCCACGGTGGTCGACGGCGTCCATGCGGAGGGTGCCAAGATCTTCGCCCAGCTGATGCATGCGGGGGCGCAGAGCCAGGGTAACAGGTTTGTGGCCTCCTCTGTGGGGCCATCGGCGGTGGCACCCAAGGGGGAGCAGCTGGGGTTCTACCGCGGCGAAGGTCCGTACCCGGTTCCTTCCGCGATCACCCTGTCCCAGATGAAGGAAGTCCGGGACGGGTTCGTCACGGCCGCGCTGCATGCGCAGCAGGCGGGGTTCGACGGCGTGGAGATCCATGGTGCCAACGGGTACCTGCTGGATCAGTTCCTCACGGACTACCTGAACCAGCGCGACGACCACTACGGTGGTTCAGCCGAAAACAGGGTGCGATTCGCCGCTGAAATCTGCCGGGACGTCCGCGAGGCTGTTGGCCCGGACATGACCGTTGGTATCCGCATTTCCCAGTCCAAGGTCAGCGACACCGAGCACAAGTGGAGCGGGGGAGTGGAGGAAGCCGAGGTCATTTTCGCCACCTTGGGCGGGACGGGGATTGATTTTGCCCACACCACCGAATACCGCGCCACCGAGGCCGCGTTCGCGGATGCCGGGGAGACCCTGGCTGCGCTGGCGAAGAGGTACTCGGGCCTT
Protein-coding regions in this window:
- a CDS encoding NADH:flavin oxidoreductase translates to MTDYSPLWSPIRIGATELDNRVALAPMTRISATEDGHATDRMASYYRTFARGGFGLLITEGIYPDTAHSQGYHHQPGIATEEQARSWATVVDGVHAEGAKIFAQLMHAGAQSQGNRFVASSVGPSAVAPKGEQLGFYRGEGPYPVPSAITLSQMKEVRDGFVTAALHAQQAGFDGVEIHGANGYLLDQFLTDYLNQRDDHYGGSAENRVRFAAEICRDVREAVGPDMTVGIRISQSKVSDTEHKWSGGVEEAEVIFATLGGTGIDFAHTTEYRATEAAFADAGETLAALAKRYSGLPVIANGKLDDPDTAVSMLVDGSADVVALGKGALANRNWPHLVRNNLEFGELDPAVFAPLADVKDWELEDPA